A portion of the Rubripirellula tenax genome contains these proteins:
- a CDS encoding sulfatase encodes MSPCPIGEPPIWPSRASFLSGLYPQSTGILDNTTDIRDARPGTVSMPQRFRESGYWTGAVGKVFHNQRTDPGALAWNEVLRFENDELPMVTPIREKFEHEHGSIATGEARRMWRDFYPTIAPQTRGQDAGRGPTGLRDEQHSDGKNARQIASWLENKAYGNQPFFMACGIHKPHVPYLAPDKYFEMYPRDELMFAPASLEHWKHVPKIAQTKRYEAFGFKFGEENDDLRREYIQAYHACISFIDAQIGIVFDALQRSGHWDDTIVVLISDHGYMLGEKFMWGKVMLFEQCDRVPMVIRVPGRTQPGSTSEGLVELVDLFPTLAELCHVPAPAELQGQSLSGMLADPSSNGKEIAYTVVTRGDELGQAIRTQRYHYTWWPTGVELYDLSTDPDENNNLAKTLTHQKTLAIMQGKLDEVEAKAGSRKR; translated from the coding sequence GTGTCTCCGTGCCCGATTGGGGAACCGCCTATCTGGCCGTCACGAGCTTCATTCCTGAGCGGACTCTATCCACAATCGACGGGAATTTTGGACAACACAACCGACATTCGTGACGCCCGCCCGGGAACGGTTTCGATGCCACAACGATTCAGAGAATCAGGCTACTGGACCGGTGCGGTCGGCAAAGTTTTTCACAATCAGAGAACCGATCCGGGTGCATTGGCTTGGAATGAAGTGTTGCGATTCGAGAACGATGAGTTGCCAATGGTGACACCGATCCGCGAAAAGTTTGAACACGAACACGGATCGATCGCAACGGGTGAGGCTCGTCGAATGTGGCGAGACTTTTATCCGACAATAGCGCCGCAGACTCGCGGGCAGGACGCAGGACGTGGCCCGACCGGGTTGCGTGACGAACAGCACAGCGATGGCAAGAACGCTCGCCAGATTGCATCGTGGTTGGAGAACAAGGCGTATGGCAATCAACCGTTCTTCATGGCATGCGGCATTCACAAACCGCATGTCCCGTATCTTGCACCCGACAAGTATTTTGAGATGTATCCGCGAGACGAACTGATGTTTGCCCCGGCATCGCTGGAGCATTGGAAGCACGTCCCGAAGATCGCTCAAACCAAACGCTACGAGGCGTTTGGATTTAAGTTCGGCGAAGAGAACGACGATTTACGACGCGAGTACATCCAGGCATACCATGCTTGCATTTCGTTCATCGATGCGCAGATCGGAATCGTTTTCGATGCTCTGCAACGCAGCGGCCATTGGGACGATACGATCGTTGTGTTGATATCGGATCATGGATATATGCTGGGTGAAAAGTTCATGTGGGGCAAAGTCATGCTGTTCGAACAATGCGACCGCGTGCCGATGGTGATCCGAGTGCCAGGGCGAACCCAACCAGGATCGACGAGCGAGGGACTGGTTGAGCTGGTCGATCTGTTTCCAACCCTGGCCGAGCTTTGCCACGTGCCCGCGCCCGCAGAACTTCAAGGCCAAAGCCTTTCAGGTATGCTGGCTGATCCGTCATCTAATGGAAAAGAGATCGCGTACACGGTCGTCACGCGTGGTGACGAACTAGGACAAGCGATTCGGACGCAACGGTATCACTACACATGGTGGCCGACCGGAGTAGAGCTTTATGACTTAAGCACGGATCCAGATGAGAACAACAACCTCGCGAAAACGCTGACTCACCAGAAAACATTGGCGATCATGCAAGGCAAGCTCGACGAGGTGGAAGCAAAGGCCGGGTCAAGAAAACGATAG